The following coding sequences are from one Neovison vison isolate M4711 chromosome X, ASM_NN_V1, whole genome shotgun sequence window:
- the TCEAL8 gene encoding transcription elongation factor A protein-like 8, giving the protein MQKSCEENEGKPQNMPKTEADRPSEDVPQEADGNPQPSQEGVSQEAEGNLRGGLTQPGQGFKEDTPVRHLDPEEMIRGVDELERLREEIRRVRNKFVMMHWKQRHSRSRPYPVCFRP; this is encoded by the coding sequence ATGCAAAAGTCTtgtgaagaaaatgaaggaaaaccacAGAACATGCCAAAGACGGAGGCAGACCGCCCTTCGGAAGATGTACCACAGGAGGCAGATGGAAATCCTCAACCTTCCCAAGAAGGTGTAAgccaggaagcagaaggaaatcttaGAGGAGGGCTGACCcagcctggccaggggtttaaAGAGGACACTCCTGTGAGGCATTTGGACCCTGAAGAAATGATAAGAGGAGTAGATGAGTTGGAAAGGCTTAGGGAAGAGATTAGAAGAGTAAGAAACAAGTTTGTGATGATGCATTGGAAGCAAAGACATTCACGCAGCCGTCCTTACCCTGTGTGCTTTAGGccttga